In one Tepidisphaeraceae bacterium genomic region, the following are encoded:
- a CDS encoding ATP-binding protein, with protein sequence MAGYPLQGVRDESGHVVQWFGTSTDVTEQHRAAEDREHLLARERDARAEAERAGRMKDEFLATLSHELRTPMNAILGWSQVLRSSNATDPEDIRQRLETIERNARARTTITEDLLDMSRIISGKVRLDVQPVDLAGTVRAAAERVQPAADAKGVRVRVVLDPMAGPISGDPNRWQQVFWNLLTNAVKFTPKGGRVQVTLARVNSHVEITVADNGEGIRPEFLPHVFDRLRQADPSTTRRHGGLGLGLSIVKQLIELHGGCVEVCSDGPGHGSTFVVALPPMVVQGKADPEVESRHPRSAPMMVGLPESCDDITGIRVLVVDDEPDARTLIQRLLEDRNAVVMTAGSVDEALGHLTEREFDVWVSDIGMPEQDGYDLIRQIRSRGDGKGWNIPAIALTAYARSEDRVRAVSAGFTMHVTKPIGPVELATMVVGAAGRTGRS encoded by the coding sequence ATGGCCGGCTATCCTTTGCAGGGGGTGCGCGACGAGTCGGGTCACGTCGTGCAGTGGTTCGGGACGAGCACGGACGTGACCGAGCAGCACCGTGCGGCCGAGGATCGGGAGCACCTTTTGGCGCGCGAGCGGGACGCCCGAGCCGAGGCCGAGCGGGCGGGCCGGATGAAGGACGAGTTCCTCGCTACGCTCAGCCACGAACTTCGCACGCCGATGAACGCGATCCTCGGCTGGTCGCAAGTCCTCCGGTCGAGCAACGCTACGGACCCCGAGGACATCCGACAGCGCTTGGAGACCATCGAGCGCAACGCGCGGGCGCGGACGACCATAACCGAAGACCTGCTCGACATGAGCCGGATCATTTCGGGGAAGGTGCGGCTGGACGTGCAGCCGGTGGACCTCGCAGGCACAGTCCGAGCGGCCGCCGAGCGCGTCCAGCCTGCCGCCGATGCCAAGGGCGTGCGAGTGCGCGTCGTTCTCGACCCGATGGCTGGGCCGATCAGCGGCGACCCGAACCGCTGGCAACAGGTCTTCTGGAACCTGCTGACGAACGCGGTGAAGTTCACCCCGAAGGGCGGTCGCGTGCAGGTGACGCTGGCGCGCGTGAACTCGCACGTGGAAATTACCGTCGCCGACAACGGCGAGGGCATCAGGCCCGAGTTCCTGCCCCACGTGTTCGACCGCCTCCGTCAGGCCGATCCCTCGACCACGCGCCGTCACGGCGGACTGGGACTCGGGCTATCCATCGTGAAGCAATTGATCGAGCTTCACGGTGGCTGCGTCGAGGTATGCAGCGATGGGCCGGGTCACGGTTCGACCTTTGTGGTTGCGTTGCCGCCGATGGTCGTGCAGGGCAAGGCCGACCCTGAGGTGGAGAGCCGCCATCCCCGTTCGGCCCCTATGATGGTGGGACTGCCGGAGTCGTGCGACGACATCACGGGCATCCGCGTCTTGGTGGTCGATGACGAACCGGACGCGCGGACGTTGATCCAGCGCCTGCTGGAAGATCGCAACGCTGTGGTCATGACCGCTGGCAGCGTGGACGAGGCGTTGGGGCACCTGACGGAACGCGAGTTCGACGTGTGGGTCTCGGACATCGGCATGCCGGAACAGGACGGCTACGACCTCATTCGTCAGATACGCAGTCGCGGCGACGGCAAGGGTTGGAACATCCCGGCCATCGCGCTGACCGCGTACGCACGCAGCGAGGATCGCGTGCGGGCCGTGTCGGCCGGCTTCACGATGCACGTGACCAAGCCAATTGGTCCCGTGGAACTGGCGACAATGGTGGTCGGAGCAGCGGGGCGGACAGGCCGGTCCTGA